The following are encoded in a window of Acipenser ruthenus chromosome 26, fAciRut3.2 maternal haplotype, whole genome shotgun sequence genomic DNA:
- the LOC117972109 gene encoding TBC1 domain family member 8B-like isoform X2, with protein MWLKPEEVLLKNALKLWATEKSNDYFVLQRRRGYGEGGGGLTGLLVGTLDAVLDSTAKVAPFRILHQTPDSQVYWSIACGATREEIVKHWEWLQKNIMSTLSVFDSSEDITSFVQGKIRGLIAEEGKSSLVKEEDPEKFREALLRFQKWFGLPKKEKLVTYYSCSYWRGRVPCQGWLYLSTNFLSFYSFLLGAEVKIIISWDEMWKLEKTSTVLLTEGIHVRARGEDYDFSMFLHLNETFLLMEQLADYSLRRLFDKETFEGDPALRDPLQITKRGLETRARNEQFRAFFRLCRSENLLEVHESFLWVPFSQFNTLGKICVSESYLCFASQDGSQCYVIIPLREVLGVETPDNGSKALTVCVRGKRALRFTEVRDFVHLAAKIRRKCGAGASPQHSGSGEVPAEVCQALIEHFEDNPEEEALMVGQRGSSRAVSTEALMTVFHPQDAENLDPKMLKEKMKEQSWNIHFAEYGRGVSMFRTSKTRDLIMRGVPEALRGELWMLFSGAVNDMAMHPGCYAELVEKSVGTSTLATDEIERDLHRSLPEHPAFQSDTGISALRRVLTAYAYRNPKIGYCQAMNILTSVLLLYAKEEEAFWLLVAVCERMLPDYFNRRIIGALVDQAVFEELIGARLPQLTDHMTDMTFFSSVSLSWFLTLFISVLPIESAVNVVDCFFYDGIKAVLQLGLAVLDYNMERLLRCHDDAEAVTILNKFFDNVTNKDSPLPSTVQQAAVGNDGSKSQVKVDITDLIREAYEKYGDLRSEEVEGLRRRNRLYVIHTLEDTTKQNVLRVVSQDVKFSAGDLDELYELFKKQHFLSCYWSMSGPALTHHDPSLPYLEQYQLGSGEFRALYCLLSPWAHCSSRDALALATFRLLDENQDGLVNFKEFCYGLDVLYSGSFTEKLKFLFKLHLLPVLLPGVSQDGVIRKSPERGKGKVDLQAYLKQWQDELLKKEESIKDLPRINQSQFIQFSKTLYNLFHGAPEEESLYRAVTTVTSLLLRMEEVGRRLQGAQGEGSPSLTGTADSTPLREEEEKEWSFAFEQILASLLNEPVLVRFFEKPEDMRAHLDHAREAQLKA; from the exons ATGTGGCTTAAACCCGAGGAGGTGCTGCTGAAGAATGCACTGAAGCTCTGGGCGACGGAGAAGTCCAACGATTACTTCGTTCTGCAGAGGAGGCGAGGGTATGGGGAGGGCGGAGGAGGGCTGACAG GTCTCCTTGTGGGCACACTGGATGCTGTCCTCGACTCCACGGCTAAAGTTGCTCCATTTCGCATCCTGCATCAGACACCCGACTCCCAGGTCTACTGGTCCATAGCGTGCG GTGCCACCAGAGAGGAGATAGTGAAGCACTgggaatggctgcagaagaataTCATGAGCACGCTCTCTGTGTTCGATTCCAGCGAGGATATTACCAGCTTCGTCCAGGGAAAAATAAGG GGTCTGATCGCGGAGGAGGGGAAGAGCTCCCTGGTGAAGGAGGAGGACCCCGAGAAGTTCCGTGAGGCGCTGCTGCGCTTCCAGAAGTGGTTTGGCCTGCCGAAGAAGGAGAAGCTGGTCACCTATTACTCCTGCAGCTACTGGAGAGGGAGGGTCCCCTGCCAGGGCTGGCTCTACCTGAGCACCAACTTTCTGAGCTTCTACTCCTTCCTGCTCGGAGCCGAAG TGAAGATCATCATCTCCTGGGATGAGATGTGGAAGCTGGAGAAGACGTCCACAGTGCTCCTGACGGAGGGCATCCACGTGAGGGCGCGGGGCGAGGATTATGACTTCTCCATGTTCCTGCACCTCAACGAGACCTTCCTGCTGATGGAGCAGCTGGCTGACTACTCTCTCAGGAGGCTCTTCGACAAGGAGACCTTCGAGGGAGACCCGGCCCTGAGAGACCCGCTGCAGATCACAAAGCG AGGTCTGGAGACTCGTGCTCGGAACGAGCAGTTCAGGGCGTTCTTCCGTCTTTGTCGCAGTGAGAACCTGCTGGAAGTGCACGAGAGCTTCCTGTGGGTGCCCTTCAGCCAGTTCAACACGCTGGGCAAGATCTGTGTGTCCGAGAGCTACCTGTGCTTCGCCAGCCAGGATGGGAGCCAGTGCTACGTCATCATCCCCCTCCGTGAG GTTTTAGGTGTGGAGACGCCGGACAATGGCAGCAAagcgctcactgtgtgtgtgcgaggGAAGAGAGCACTGCGCTTTACAGAGGTCAGAGATTTTGTGCACCTGGCTGCCAAAATCCGCAGGAAGTGTGGGGCAGGCGCGAGCCCCCAGCACAGCGGCAGTGGAGAG GTCCCTGCGGAGGTGTGCCAGGCCCTCATTGAGCATTTCGAGGACAATCCTGAGGAGGAGGCGCTGATGGTGGGGCAGAGGGGCAGCAGCAGGGCCGTGAGCACCGAGGCTCTCATGACCGTCTTCCACCCGCAAGACGCAGAAAACCTCGATCCCAAAATG ctgaaagagaagatgaagGAGCAGTCATGGAACATTCACTTTGCTGAGTACGGCCGGGGGGTCAGCATGTTCCGCACCAGTAAGACTCGAGACCTGATCATGCGTGGCGTTCCTGAGGCCTTACGAGGAGAACTCTGGATGCTTTTCTCAG GCGCAGTTAACGACATGGCCATGCACCCCGGCTGTTACGCTGAGCTGGTGGAGAAGTCTGTGGGCACCAGCACGCTGGCGACTGACGAGATCGAGAGGGACCTACATCGCTCCCTCCCTGAGCACCCCGCGTTCCAGAGCGACACAGGCATCTCTGCCCTGCGCAGGGTCCTCACCGCATACGCCTACAGGAACCCCAAGATCGGGTACTGCCAG GCGATGAATATTCTGACGTCGGTCCTGCTTCTGTATGCGAAAGAGGAGGAGGCCTTCTGGTTACTGGTGGCAGTGTGTGAGCGCATGCTGCCTGATTACTTCAACCGCAGGATCATTG GTGCCTTGGTGGACCAGGCCGTGTTCGAGGAGCTGATTGGTGCCCGGCTGCCCCAGCTGACGGATCACATGACCGACATGACGTTCTTCTCGTCGGTGTCCCTCTCCTGGTTCCTCACGCTCTTCATCAGCGTGCTGCCCATTGAGAGCGCCGTCAACGTGGTCGACTGCTTCTTCTACGATGGCATCAAGGCTGTCCTGCAGCTGGGGCTGGCCGTGCTGGACTACAACATGGAGAGGCTGCTCCGCTGCCATGACGACGCAGAGGCCGTCACCATCCTCAACAA GTTTTTCGATAACGTTACCAACAAAGACAGCCCTCTCCCATCCACAGTCCAGCAGGCCGCAGTGGGGAATGACGGGAGCAAGTCTCAGGTCAAAGTGGACATCACGGATCTCATCCGGGAGGCCTACGAG AAATACGGAGACCTCCGTTCAGAGGAAGTGGAAGGCCTGAGGCGAAGGAACAGACTGTATGTGATTCACACTCTGGAGGACACGACCAAACAAAACGTT CTCAGGGTTGTCTCCCAGGATGTAAAGTTCAGTGCAGGTGACCTGGATGAGCTGTACGAGTTGTTTAAG AAACAGCACTTCCTGAGCTGCTACTGGAGTATGAGCGGTCCTGCGCTGACGCACCACGACCCCAGCCTGCCCTACCTGGAGCAGTACCAGCTGGGCAGTGGGGAGTTCCGGGCGCTCTACTGCCTGCTGAGCCCCTGGGCACACTGCTCCAGCCGGGACGCCCTCGCCCTCGCCACCTTCCGCCTGCTGGACGAGAACCAGGACGGACTGGTCAACTTCAAGGAGTTCTGCTACGGACTGG ATGTGCTATACAGCGGAAGCTTCACAGAAAAACTGAAGTTCCTTTTCAAGCTGCACTTACTACCAG TGTTGTTACCTGGCGTTTCCCAGGATGGAGTGATAAGAAAGAGCCCAGAGAGAG GGAAAGGCAAGGTTGACCTTCAGGCATACCTCAAACAATGGCAGGATGAGCTTCTGAAGAAAGAAGAAAGCATCAAGGATTTACCCAGAATAAACCAG TCCCAGTTCATTCAGTTCTCCAAGACCCTGTATAACCTCTTCCACGGGGCCCCAGAGGAGGAGTCCCTGTACAGGGCTGTCACCACGGTCACCAGCCTCCTCCTGAGGATGGAGGAAGTGGGGCGCAGGCTGCAGGGCGCACAGGGAGAGGGGAGCCCCTCCCTCACGGGCACGGCAGACAGCACCCCgctcagggaggaggaggagaaggaatGGTCCTTCGCCTTTGAACAGATCCTCGCCTCGCTGCTCAACGAGCCGGTGCTGGTCCGGTTCTTCGAGAAGCCTGAGGACATGCGGGCCCATCTGGACCACGCCAGGGAGGCTCAGCTCAAGGCCTGA
- the LOC117972109 gene encoding TBC1 domain family member 8B-like isoform X1, whose protein sequence is MWLKPEEVLLKNALKLWATEKSNDYFVLQRRRGYGEGGGGLTGLLVGTLDAVLDSTAKVAPFRILHQTPDSQVYWSIACGATREEIVKHWEWLQKNIMSTLSVFDSSEDITSFVQGKIRGLIAEEGKSSLVKEEDPEKFREALLRFQKWFGLPKKEKLVTYYSCSYWRGRVPCQGWLYLSTNFLSFYSFLLGAEVKIIISWDEMWKLEKTSTVLLTEGIHVRARGEDYDFSMFLHLNETFLLMEQLADYSLRRLFDKETFEGDPALRDPLQITKRGLETRARNEQFRAFFRLCRSENLLEVHESFLWVPFSQFNTLGKICVSESYLCFASQDGSQCYVIIPLREVLGVETPDNGSKALTVCVRGKRALRFTEVRDFVHLAAKIRRKCGAGASPQHSGSGEVPAEVCQALIEHFEDNPEEEALMVGQRGSSRAVSTEALMTVFHPQDAENLDPKMLKEKMKEQSWNIHFAEYGRGVSMFRTSKTRDLIMRGVPEALRGELWMLFSGAVNDMAMHPGCYAELVEKSVGTSTLATDEIERDLHRSLPEHPAFQSDTGISALRRVLTAYAYRNPKIGYCQAMNILTSVLLLYAKEEEAFWLLVAVCERMLPDYFNRRIIGALVDQAVFEELIGARLPQLTDHMTDMTFFSSVSLSWFLTLFISVLPIESAVNVVDCFFYDGIKAVLQLGLAVLDYNMERLLRCHDDAEAVTILNKFFDNVTNKDSPLPSTVQQAAVGNDGSKSQVKVDITDLIREAYEKYGDLRSEEVEGLRRRNRLYVIHTLEDTTKQNVLRVVSQDVKFSAGDLDELYELFKKQHFLSCYWSMSGPALTHHDPSLPYLEQYQLGSGEFRALYCLLSPWAHCSSRDALALATFRLLDENQDGLVNFKEFCYGLDVLYSGSFTEKLKFLFKLHLLPALSEPVETGSPVVSKVCTLSKEGLMHLSRLDVLLPGVSQDGVIRKSPERGKGKVDLQAYLKQWQDELLKKEESIKDLPRINQSQFIQFSKTLYNLFHGAPEEESLYRAVTTVTSLLLRMEEVGRRLQGAQGEGSPSLTGTADSTPLREEEEKEWSFAFEQILASLLNEPVLVRFFEKPEDMRAHLDHAREAQLKA, encoded by the exons ATGTGGCTTAAACCCGAGGAGGTGCTGCTGAAGAATGCACTGAAGCTCTGGGCGACGGAGAAGTCCAACGATTACTTCGTTCTGCAGAGGAGGCGAGGGTATGGGGAGGGCGGAGGAGGGCTGACAG GTCTCCTTGTGGGCACACTGGATGCTGTCCTCGACTCCACGGCTAAAGTTGCTCCATTTCGCATCCTGCATCAGACACCCGACTCCCAGGTCTACTGGTCCATAGCGTGCG GTGCCACCAGAGAGGAGATAGTGAAGCACTgggaatggctgcagaagaataTCATGAGCACGCTCTCTGTGTTCGATTCCAGCGAGGATATTACCAGCTTCGTCCAGGGAAAAATAAGG GGTCTGATCGCGGAGGAGGGGAAGAGCTCCCTGGTGAAGGAGGAGGACCCCGAGAAGTTCCGTGAGGCGCTGCTGCGCTTCCAGAAGTGGTTTGGCCTGCCGAAGAAGGAGAAGCTGGTCACCTATTACTCCTGCAGCTACTGGAGAGGGAGGGTCCCCTGCCAGGGCTGGCTCTACCTGAGCACCAACTTTCTGAGCTTCTACTCCTTCCTGCTCGGAGCCGAAG TGAAGATCATCATCTCCTGGGATGAGATGTGGAAGCTGGAGAAGACGTCCACAGTGCTCCTGACGGAGGGCATCCACGTGAGGGCGCGGGGCGAGGATTATGACTTCTCCATGTTCCTGCACCTCAACGAGACCTTCCTGCTGATGGAGCAGCTGGCTGACTACTCTCTCAGGAGGCTCTTCGACAAGGAGACCTTCGAGGGAGACCCGGCCCTGAGAGACCCGCTGCAGATCACAAAGCG AGGTCTGGAGACTCGTGCTCGGAACGAGCAGTTCAGGGCGTTCTTCCGTCTTTGTCGCAGTGAGAACCTGCTGGAAGTGCACGAGAGCTTCCTGTGGGTGCCCTTCAGCCAGTTCAACACGCTGGGCAAGATCTGTGTGTCCGAGAGCTACCTGTGCTTCGCCAGCCAGGATGGGAGCCAGTGCTACGTCATCATCCCCCTCCGTGAG GTTTTAGGTGTGGAGACGCCGGACAATGGCAGCAAagcgctcactgtgtgtgtgcgaggGAAGAGAGCACTGCGCTTTACAGAGGTCAGAGATTTTGTGCACCTGGCTGCCAAAATCCGCAGGAAGTGTGGGGCAGGCGCGAGCCCCCAGCACAGCGGCAGTGGAGAG GTCCCTGCGGAGGTGTGCCAGGCCCTCATTGAGCATTTCGAGGACAATCCTGAGGAGGAGGCGCTGATGGTGGGGCAGAGGGGCAGCAGCAGGGCCGTGAGCACCGAGGCTCTCATGACCGTCTTCCACCCGCAAGACGCAGAAAACCTCGATCCCAAAATG ctgaaagagaagatgaagGAGCAGTCATGGAACATTCACTTTGCTGAGTACGGCCGGGGGGTCAGCATGTTCCGCACCAGTAAGACTCGAGACCTGATCATGCGTGGCGTTCCTGAGGCCTTACGAGGAGAACTCTGGATGCTTTTCTCAG GCGCAGTTAACGACATGGCCATGCACCCCGGCTGTTACGCTGAGCTGGTGGAGAAGTCTGTGGGCACCAGCACGCTGGCGACTGACGAGATCGAGAGGGACCTACATCGCTCCCTCCCTGAGCACCCCGCGTTCCAGAGCGACACAGGCATCTCTGCCCTGCGCAGGGTCCTCACCGCATACGCCTACAGGAACCCCAAGATCGGGTACTGCCAG GCGATGAATATTCTGACGTCGGTCCTGCTTCTGTATGCGAAAGAGGAGGAGGCCTTCTGGTTACTGGTGGCAGTGTGTGAGCGCATGCTGCCTGATTACTTCAACCGCAGGATCATTG GTGCCTTGGTGGACCAGGCCGTGTTCGAGGAGCTGATTGGTGCCCGGCTGCCCCAGCTGACGGATCACATGACCGACATGACGTTCTTCTCGTCGGTGTCCCTCTCCTGGTTCCTCACGCTCTTCATCAGCGTGCTGCCCATTGAGAGCGCCGTCAACGTGGTCGACTGCTTCTTCTACGATGGCATCAAGGCTGTCCTGCAGCTGGGGCTGGCCGTGCTGGACTACAACATGGAGAGGCTGCTCCGCTGCCATGACGACGCAGAGGCCGTCACCATCCTCAACAA GTTTTTCGATAACGTTACCAACAAAGACAGCCCTCTCCCATCCACAGTCCAGCAGGCCGCAGTGGGGAATGACGGGAGCAAGTCTCAGGTCAAAGTGGACATCACGGATCTCATCCGGGAGGCCTACGAG AAATACGGAGACCTCCGTTCAGAGGAAGTGGAAGGCCTGAGGCGAAGGAACAGACTGTATGTGATTCACACTCTGGAGGACACGACCAAACAAAACGTT CTCAGGGTTGTCTCCCAGGATGTAAAGTTCAGTGCAGGTGACCTGGATGAGCTGTACGAGTTGTTTAAG AAACAGCACTTCCTGAGCTGCTACTGGAGTATGAGCGGTCCTGCGCTGACGCACCACGACCCCAGCCTGCCCTACCTGGAGCAGTACCAGCTGGGCAGTGGGGAGTTCCGGGCGCTCTACTGCCTGCTGAGCCCCTGGGCACACTGCTCCAGCCGGGACGCCCTCGCCCTCGCCACCTTCCGCCTGCTGGACGAGAACCAGGACGGACTGGTCAACTTCAAGGAGTTCTGCTACGGACTGG ATGTGCTATACAGCGGAAGCTTCACAGAAAAACTGAAGTTCCTTTTCAAGCTGCACTTACTACCAG CTCTCTCAGAACCTGTAGAAACAGGGAGCCCTGTGGTTTCAAAGGTCTGCACGCTTTCCAAGGAAGGTCTGATGCACTTGAGTCGGCTCGATG TGTTGTTACCTGGCGTTTCCCAGGATGGAGTGATAAGAAAGAGCCCAGAGAGAG GGAAAGGCAAGGTTGACCTTCAGGCATACCTCAAACAATGGCAGGATGAGCTTCTGAAGAAAGAAGAAAGCATCAAGGATTTACCCAGAATAAACCAG TCCCAGTTCATTCAGTTCTCCAAGACCCTGTATAACCTCTTCCACGGGGCCCCAGAGGAGGAGTCCCTGTACAGGGCTGTCACCACGGTCACCAGCCTCCTCCTGAGGATGGAGGAAGTGGGGCGCAGGCTGCAGGGCGCACAGGGAGAGGGGAGCCCCTCCCTCACGGGCACGGCAGACAGCACCCCgctcagggaggaggaggagaaggaatGGTCCTTCGCCTTTGAACAGATCCTCGCCTCGCTGCTCAACGAGCCGGTGCTGGTCCGGTTCTTCGAGAAGCCTGAGGACATGCGGGCCCATCTGGACCACGCCAGGGAGGCTCAGCTCAAGGCCTGA